A window of Daucus carota subsp. sativus chromosome 2, DH1 v3.0, whole genome shotgun sequence genomic DNA:
CTCCTAACACTAATCACGTGCATCAATGTGGTTGCATAGCCTGAGTTACATTCGAGACAAGTAGTGCTAATTATGGACTAGTATGCTGATTAGGAGAATAGGGAACGTGTTAGCGTTATCCTGCGGGTGTCATTCACACGCAGTCTTTTGGCTCACATAGTCACATTTGATATAGTAAAAAAAACTGAGCAGGAAGCTGTTTGGAATATCGAAAAACAAATCATTGAcgttaatattaaaaaacagttGGTGGAGCTAGGTTGGTTCTGTCCTAATCTTAATGAAGATGACCAACTTAGTACCAATCTAACTGGAATCGGAATCACTGATTGACTTTGCTGAGCATTGAGAATTCAGAAGTAAAACCATAGAAAACTAATCAACTGTTATAATATTGGATTCTGGTATCATAGATCAATTTTACAGTCTCTAtaactcacaagtcacaagtcaACGAGTCCGAGAACTAGATGCACATCATGCTCCAGTGCCAACAACATCTCGAGCTCGAACTTGTTTAACGAGTCCAGAAAAATCTCAGGGTCAATTTCCAACAAAATCTCGAGCTCGAACTTGTTTAACAGAGTCCAGAAAAAATCTCGGAGCCAATTTGTTTGAACTAACAGGTCCAGAAATGaagtaaaattttcatatacttAAAAGGAGGATAGGTATTGCATTTGTTTAAGCACCATATAGATAAGTCTAATTCATTCTCCATCTAAGCAATATATGCGGATATCTGCAAATCAATCAGTGATGCAACAGGATATCCTCTCACTTAATTTACAGGACTAAAGTAACAAGGCTGCTATGTAAGTTAATATGATGAGACCGACATCTTGTTTATTTAATCGACAAATTTGTTTTTATGAAACATAATGTTAACCCTCTTACATTGTTTATGGGATGCCCAGAAAGAAGGTTCCTTTCACACCTAAAATAATCATTTGAAACTACATTCACCAGATGCATATATTATAAGTAGCAGTAGTGGTAATAGTGGCCAGGCAGATCATTCGCCATTCGACATACACGAATGGAGAAAACAGGCTCATCTGGAAATCCAATGGGGAATGTTCAAGAGGCCTATTGCTTAGCTGATTTAGTAGATGATGCAAATTTAGCGCGTTTCATTTCATTAAGTAGAGGCGAAACTGCTCAGCCAGATGGTCATTTTTGTCACAATTTCCTTGATTGTGATACCATTAATGGCTGTTTAGTTCATAATCAGTTCGAACCTTTTATTGGACTTCCATATGATCATTTCGATAACCCTCCTATAACACCATTTTCTGATCCACATTCTCTTTTCAATAATTTGCCCAACAGTTACAATGAACTGAAAGAAGCGCAAGAAGATGCATGTGAATATTCTTCTGGGACAATGACAACTACAACCACGTCTGCGCCCAAGAGGAGCAAAAAGGGAGACCGGACAAGAACATTAGTTCAAGAACAGAGGAGAAGAAGCCGAATGAAGGACAAGCTATATGCGTTACGTGCTTTAGTTCCCAATATAACCAAGGTAAGTGCTTAAGTCTTGCATCAGAAAATTGATACTATTATTAGTCCAAATCATCTGAAACTTAATGTGTA
This region includes:
- the LOC108208556 gene encoding transcription factor FER-LIKE IRON DEFICIENCY-INDUCED TRANSCRIPTION FACTOR yields the protein MEKTGSSGNPMGNVQEAYCLADLVDDANLARFISLSRGETAQPDGHFCHNFLDCDTINGCLVHNQFEPFIGLPYDHFDNPPITPFSDPHSLFNNLPNSYNELKEAQEDACEYSSGTMTTTTTSAPKRSKKGDRTRTLVQEQRRRSRMKDKLYALRALVPNITKMDKASIVGDAALYVQDLQKQAKKLKAEVASLESSLTRMERQQGGIHDNENKIQIADFYQTVKMILQIRVCQVEENGYYVRVVSNKGHGVAASLYKALDPLSTFILHSSNLATQNDTFLSTFNLNVREVESDTNAPNMKLWVAAAFLNQGFDLKQPL